A segment of the Manis javanica isolate MJ-LG chromosome 17, MJ_LKY, whole genome shotgun sequence genome:
CCCGCCTCCTTCCTGGGGAGGCAACGCCCCCTTTCCTCGGCGGTTCGGGGTGGGCCACCCCAGCCAGCTGGGCGGTGCGCAAGCGCAGCCGGGCCCATTCCCTGGTCAGTCCTCGGTCGGCTCCGCCCCCAGAGCCTCGAGCATGCGCCGCCGGACCAGGGAGCGGCGCAGGTGCAGGCGGTAGTCGTCCAGCAGCAGGTCGTCGTGGCGCACGAGCGGGTACGGGAGCCCGCGGAGACACAGCCCAGATCGCAGCAGACGCGAGCGAGTCTGGAAGTCGGTAACCGTGATGAGCCACCTGCGAGGGGCGGGGCGAGAGGACAGGGGCGGGGCGGACACGGAAGGGGATACGCTGGCGGCCAGCCCCCTTTGATTGTCGAAGAGTCCCTGCCTGACCCTTGGTCGTTTACTAACTCCAGTCCCTCAACCCGTCACTCCGTCTCTAAACCCCTCTCCAGCCCTGCCCTACCGCCGAAGTCAACCTGTACTTTGATCCTCACCTAAGTCATTTTGGCCccgctttctctctgcctggTTCTGGGCCCTAATCGTGGTCTGTCGAGGCTCCAACTTTTCAAACCGCCGCTCCAGGTCCCGCCCCCTTCCTCGTCCAGCTCCGCCCCTTCAGTGTGGCTCTCGGGCCTGTCCCGGGATCTAGGTTCCTCCGGCGCCGCCCGTAACTAGACGCTCTAGGCCCCACGTCCACCCGATCATTCCTGGCCCCGCCCCTACGATATACTCACTCCGGGCTCCGCCCCCTCATATCCCACACCTCGGAATGTCCGTCACTACCTGGGTCACTAGAACTCCTGTTCCCCACTCCAGATCCCGCTTTCTTTCTGCTCTCATCTGGCCTTGCCCCCTCATCGGGCTCACTCTCGGCTCCGTCCTTCCCGGGTCTCACAGCCCCACTGCCCGGCCCTTACACAAACCATGCCCTTCGACGGTAGCTCTAGGCCCCGCCCCCTCACTGCCTTCCCTCGCTGCCCCCGCCCCCTCAGCTCCTTCGCCCCGCCTCTGCCTCTACtcgccctccccgcgccccccaggcccctccccttaCCGCCTTCCCTTCTGGCCCCGCCTCCTCGTCGCACACTCGGCCGCCCCGCCCCTCCCGGTAGCTCCAGGCCGCGCCCCAGCCGCAGGCTCACCGGTCCCGGCGCCCCGCAGTCCCACAGATGACGTTCATGTTCTCATAGCGGATGCTGCTCACGCACCCGTTCTCCATGGCTCCAGGTAACTCGGCCTCCAGCGCTTGCAGCACCTCCAGATGGGTGAGATCCTCCTCTGGCTTAGGGAGGCGGAGACGGAGCCTCAGCCCGCGAAGCCCGGGGTCATAAGTCCCCGCCACCCTAGACCCCGCCTGCGGAAC
Coding sequences within it:
- the C17H19orf81 gene encoding putative uncharacterized protein C19orf81 homolog isoform X1, yielding MQQEVETLCISGNPSPHREAGALLLDVEAAEMKGRSGGRPVKSSKQYLHQVIAEYEALDRELPCIRKFPTPPAAQPLCLCVETSPEEDLTHLEVLQALEAELPGAMENGCVSSIRYENMNVICGTAGRRDRWLITVTDFQTRSRLLRSGLCLRGLPYPLVRHDDLLLDDYRLHLRRSLVRRRMLEALGAEPTED
- the C17H19orf81 gene encoding putative uncharacterized protein C19orf81 homolog isoform X2, whose protein sequence is MKGRSGGRPVKSSKQYLHQVIAEYEALDRELPCIRKFPTPPAAQPLCLCVETSPEEDLTHLEVLQALEAELPGAMENGCVSSIRYENMNVICGTAGRRDRWLITVTDFQTRSRLLRSGLCLRGLPYPLVRHDDLLLDDYRLHLRRSLVRRRMLEALGAEPTED